One window of Ralstonia pickettii DTP0602 genomic DNA carries:
- a CDS encoding 5-methyltetrahydrofolate--homocysteine methyltransferase (K00548: metH, MTR; 5-methyltetrahydrofolate--homocysteine methyltransferase [EC:2.1.1.13]), with protein sequence MSAPESRATPRPYTRAAELPRLLQERILILDGAMGTMIQRYKLTEADYRGERFAEHKVDVKGNNELLLLTRPQVISEIHEQYLAAGADLIETNTFGATRVAQEDYKMADLAYEMNVEAARLARAACDKYSTPDKPRFVAGAFGPTPKTASISPDVNDPGARNVTFEELRVSYYEQGKALLEGGADVFLVETIFDTLNAKAALFAIDQLFEDTGERVPVMISGTVTDASGRILSGQTVEAFWNSLRHARPITFGLNCALGATLMRPYIAELAKVCDAAVSCYPNAGLPNPMSDTGFDETPEVTSSLVEEFAASGLVNLVGGCCGTTPEHIAAIAQRVADKTPRTWPGQYRDAA encoded by the coding sequence ATGAGTGCCCCTGAATCCCGCGCCACGCCGCGCCCCTACACCCGGGCTGCCGAGCTGCCCCGGCTGCTGCAAGAACGCATCCTGATCCTGGATGGCGCCATGGGCACCATGATCCAGCGCTACAAGCTGACCGAGGCGGACTACCGCGGCGAACGCTTTGCCGAACACAAGGTGGACGTCAAGGGCAACAACGAACTGCTGCTGCTGACGCGCCCGCAGGTCATCAGCGAGATCCACGAGCAATACCTGGCTGCCGGCGCCGACCTGATCGAGACCAATACCTTCGGCGCTACCCGCGTGGCGCAGGAAGACTACAAGATGGCCGACCTGGCGTACGAGATGAACGTCGAGGCCGCGCGCCTGGCGCGCGCCGCCTGCGACAAGTACAGCACGCCCGACAAGCCGCGCTTTGTTGCCGGCGCCTTCGGCCCCACGCCCAAGACCGCCAGCATCTCGCCCGACGTCAACGACCCGGGCGCGCGCAACGTGACCTTCGAAGAGCTGCGCGTCTCATACTACGAGCAGGGCAAGGCCTTGCTCGAAGGCGGCGCCGATGTGTTCCTGGTCGAGACCATCTTCGACACGCTCAACGCCAAGGCGGCACTGTTCGCCATCGACCAGCTCTTTGAGGACACCGGCGAACGCGTGCCGGTGATGATCTCGGGCACCGTCACCGATGCCTCGGGCCGCATCCTGTCGGGCCAGACAGTGGAAGCGTTCTGGAACAGCCTGCGCCACGCCCGGCCGATCACCTTCGGCCTGAACTGCGCGCTTGGCGCCACGCTGATGCGCCCGTATATCGCCGAACTGGCCAAGGTTTGTGATGCCGCGGTGTCGTGCTACCCCAACGCGGGTTTGCCGAACCCGATGAGCGACACGGGCTTCGACGAAACGCCTGAAGTCACTTCGTCGCTGGTGGAAGAATTCGCCGCTTCCGGCCTGGTGAACCTGGTGGGCGGCTGCTGTGGCACCACCCCCGAGCATATCGCCGCCATCGCCCAGCGCGTGGCAGATAAGACCCCCCGCACCTGGCCCGGCCAGTATCGCGACGCCGCCTGA
- a CDS encoding sulfurtransferase, translating into MVARRWAAAVADAGQREAILSGVSRPCGRPWLPVGRSGAYTERRNRHRMGTSTPAPFPTMQYLSPADAQALLEQTPETLFIDCRSEMEYLFVGHPKGAHNVPWNDGPDWEVNPHFVPVVKKLAGQVSARPVLLICRSGNRSSAAARALEGAGFSNVCYVLHGFEGDLDAQRHRNTLNGWRHDGLPWEQY; encoded by the coding sequence ATGGTGGCACGACGGTGGGCCGCGGCTGTGGCCGATGCTGGCCAAAGAGAAGCGATTTTATCAGGTGTATCAAGGCCTTGCGGCCGCCCGTGGTTGCCTGTCGGACGGTCTGGCGCCTACACTGAGAGACGTAACCGTCACCGCATGGGCACTTCCACGCCCGCTCCTTTCCCGACCATGCAATACCTCTCCCCCGCCGACGCCCAGGCCCTGCTGGAGCAAACGCCCGAGACGCTCTTCATCGACTGCCGCAGCGAGATGGAATACCTGTTCGTCGGCCATCCCAAGGGCGCCCACAACGTGCCGTGGAACGACGGCCCGGACTGGGAGGTCAATCCGCATTTCGTACCGGTGGTGAAGAAGCTGGCCGGCCAGGTCTCGGCGCGTCCGGTGCTACTGATCTGCCGCAGCGGCAACCGCTCGTCGGCGGCGGCGCGGGCGCTGGAAGGGGCGGGGTTTTCCAACGTCTGCTATGTGCTGCATGGCTTCGAGGGTGACCTCGACGCGCAGCGCCACCGCAATACGCTCAACGGCTGGCGCCATGACGGGCTGCCATGGGAGCAGTACTGA